One genomic region from Vitis riparia cultivar Riparia Gloire de Montpellier isolate 1030 chromosome 17, EGFV_Vit.rip_1.0, whole genome shotgun sequence encodes:
- the LOC117934403 gene encoding ferric reduction oxidase 8, mitochondrial, whose product MAKATLLILKLLMILICAGWITLWILKPTQLWTKKWHTAEDSARTTVFGYYGLNFVVYTFPVIALAAIGFVYLDLQSRESRRRQARRSPSVLSNPLVVNSYLGVLSALEILAVSLFFLYLAWTFYVHISNDFEKMVPAKSLKSYSTISNAGKKMTPAESLKLNTRQFKFLRVATRFGLLAEACLALLLLPVLRGMALFRFVGVQFEASVRYHVWLGTAMIFFATFHGVSTLIVWGIKDRIQDEMGKWQKTGRIYLAGEIALVTGLVIWITSLPPIRRKRFEIFYYTHHLYIVFLLFFLFHGGDRHFYMVFGGVFLFGLDKLLRIIQSRPQTCILSARVFPCKAIELVVAKDPGLKYAPTSIIFMKIPSISRFQWHSFSITSSSNIDDNTMSVIIKCGGWWTNSLSDIIHAELDSGSNQMKCIPIAIEGPYGPASLDFLSYDSLLLVAGGVGITPFLSILQEITSTQSSIRYRFPRRIELIYIMKNSQDICLLNPILHLLQNQSAEQWHLKLKVFVTQEEECGATIRDLLNGFCQVQVVNFASKCSSYAANGLENLLWMAAMAGLSSVMFLVFLSSLNHAFLPSQDKSSKEKSPSWVADILLICSFIIAILCSTIVAIVLRWRKLRREIPPVSQKEGKAKEGLMDTRGTALEEHEIHFGGRPNFQDVFSKFPKETGGSHIGVLVCGPETMKESVASICSQTSQCCNMGNDQKRKSNFSFHSLNFTL is encoded by the exons ATGGCAAAAGCTACTCTTCTGATTCTCAAATTGTTGATGATCCTAATATGTGCTGGTTGGATTACTCTCTGGATCCTGAAGCCCACCCAACTGTGGACGAAGAAATGGCATACTGCTGAAGATAGTGCAAGAACCACAGTGTTTGGGTACTATG GTCTTAATTTTGTTGTATATACCTTTCCTGTTATTGCTCTGGCTGCAATTGGATTTGTTTACTTGGATTTGCAGTCTAGAGAGTCAAGAAGAAG ACAAGCAAGAAGATCACCCTCAGTTCTTTCCAATCCCCTCGTTGTTAACAGTTACCTGGGTGTTCTATCAGCCCTTGAGATTTTAGCAGTGTCCCTCTTCTTCCTCTATCTGGCATGGACTTTCTATGTTCACATCTCCAATGATTTCGAGAAAATGGTACCAGCCAAATCATTGAAGTCCTACTCCACCATCTCCAATGCTGGCAAGAAGATGACCCCAGCTGAATCATTGAAGCTGAATAC GCGGCAGTTCAAATTCCTTAGGGTGGCAACGCGATTTGGTTTGCTGGCAGAAGCCTGCCTGGCTCTGCTACTACTGCCTGTCTTAAGGGGGATGGCCTTGTTTCGGTTTGTTGGGGTACAGTTTGAAGCATCAGTAAGATACCATGTCTGGCTTGGGACTGCAATGATATTTTTTGCCACTTTTCATGGTGTGAGCACCCTTATTGTTTGGGGGATCAAAGACCGGATTCAGGATGAG ATGGGGAAATGGCAGAAAACAGGCCGGATTTATCTAGCTGGGGAGATTGCTCTCGTTACAGGCCTAGTTATCTGGATTACGTCACTTCCTCCAATAAGGCGGAAACGGTTTGAAATCTTCTACTACACTCACCACCTGTACATAGTCTTCCTACTATTCTTCTTGTTCCATGGTGGAGATCGTCACTTTTATATGGTTTTTGGTGGGGTTTTTCTGTTCGGCCTTGACAAGCTACTTCGAATCATACAATCAAGACCACAGACTTGCATCCTCTCAGCAAGAGTATTCCCCTGCAAAGCTATAGAGCTTGTTGTAGCAAAAGATCCAG GATTGAAGTATGCCCCAACAAGCATCATATTCATGAAGATACCAAGCATTTCCAGATTTCAGTGGCATTCCTTCAGTATAACTTCCAGCTCAAACATTGATGATAATACTATGTCTGTCATAATCAAATGTGGAGGATGGTGGACAAACTCCCTGAGTGACATAATACATGCTGAGCTAGACTCAGGTTCCAATCAGATGAAGTGCATCCCAATTGCAATTGAAGGCCCTTATGGACCTGCCTCACTGGACTTCTTAAG CTATGACAGTCTACTTCTGGTAGCCGGAGGAGTTGGGATAACCCCATTTCTGAGCATTTTGCAGGAAATTACTTCCACACAGAGCAGCATCAGATATAGATTCCCCAGAAGaattgaacttatatatattatgaagaACTCCCAAGATATATGTCTGTTAAACCCGATATTGCATCTACTCCAGAACCAGTCAGCTGAACAATGGCATCTAAAGCTAAAAGTATTTGTAACCCAAGAAGAAGAATGTGGTGCAACCATAAGAGATCTTCTGAATGGGTTTTGTCAAGTCCAAGTAGTAAACTTTGCCTCAAAATGTTCGAGTTATGCAGCAAATGGACTTGAAAATTTGCTTTGGATGGCTGCCATGGCTGGGCTTTCCTCAGTCATGttccttgtttttctttcttctctcaaCCATGCCTTTCTTCCTTCCCAAGATAAGTCCTCCAAAGAGAAAAGCCCTTCTTGGGTTGCTGACATACTTCTCATATGTTCCTTCATCATAGCTATACTATGCAGCACCATAGTGGCAATTGTCTTGAGATGGAGAAAGCTGAGAAGAGAGATTCCACCAGTCTCTCAAAAGGAAGGCAAAGCCAAGGAGGGTTTGATGGACACAAGGGGCACTGCTCTTGAGGAGCATGAAATCCATTTTGGAGGAAGGCCTAATTTCCAAG ATGTTTTTTCCAAGTTTCCAAAAGAAACTGGTGGATCGCATATAGGAGTCCTGGTTTGTGGCCCAGAAACAATGAAAGAATCAGTGGCATCAATATGCAGTCAAACCTCCCAATGCTGCAACATGGGAAATGATCAGAAAAGGAAGTCAAATTTCAGTTTCCACTCCCTCAACTTCACACTCTAG
- the LOC117904831 gene encoding L-type lectin-domain containing receptor kinase S.1, whose translation MLPLLLVPLFTFLFVSPSLSVNFLYNSFNASDASYLELINDARVEGSVIRLTNDSNQFSFGRVFYPTRLTMKPTSNSTAVASFSTSFVFSILPDISDSPGFGLAFVLSNSTSPPGALASQYFGLFSNATVPSVAPLLAVEFDTGQNPEFNDIDGNHVGIDLNNIESESDGTQTAGYYNSSGDFVAVEMRNGQNIRAWIEFDGPQFEINVTIAPVAVSKPSRPLISYRNPKIANYVSTEMYVGFSASKTNWVEAQRILAWSLSDTGVAADINTTNLPVFSPETASSSLSAGAIAGIAIASVVFLLICLSGGYWFWRKTKIEEEDEIEDWELEYWPHRFSYEELKQATDGFSKNELLGLGGFGRVYRGTLPNNTQVAVKCVNHDSKQGLREFMAEISSMGRLQHINLVQMRGWCRKGNELMLVYDFMPNGSLNRWIFDNPKTLLGWEGRRRVLADVAEGLNYLHQGWDKVVIHRDIKSSNILLDSEMRGRLGDFGLAKLYEHGAAPNTTRVVGTLGYLAPELATVTAPTAASDVYSFGVVVLEVACGRRPIETWATEEEQVLIDWVREKYLDGRVCEAADKRIAGQYVVEEMERVLKLGLACCHPDPQHRPTMKEVVTVLVGEEAAAAPAAVLSELAQAGESVGCSGGDTNAEEPPLQSTV comes from the coding sequence ATGTTGCCCCTTCTCCTGGTTCCTCTCTTCACCTTCCTCTTTGTTTCACCTTCTTTGTCTGTTAATTTCCTCTACAACTCCTTCAATGCCTCCGATGCTTCCTACCTCGAGCTCATCAACGATGCCAGAGTTGAAGGTTCTGTTATCCGATTGACTAATGATTCGAATCAATTCTCCTTCGGGAGAGTCTTCTACCCAACTCGACTCACCATGAAACCCACCTCGAATTCCACCGCCGTCGCTTCATTTTCGACTTCCTTCGTCTTCTCTATCCTCCCTGATATCAGTGACAGTCCCGGCTTCGGCCTCGCTTTCGTCCTCTCCAACTCCACCTCACCTCCTGGAGCTCTCGCCAGCCAATACTTCGGCCTTTTTTCCAATGCCACCGTTCCTTCCGTTGCTCCTTTGCTTGCTGTTGAATTCGATACCGGTCAGAACCCGGAATTCAACGACATAGATGGTAATCATGTCGGGATCGACCTTAATAACATTGAATCTGAATCAGATGGTACTCAGACGGCCGGATACTATAATTCCTCCGGCGATTTTGTGGCGGTGGAGATGCGGAACGGCCAGAATATACGAGCTTGGATTGAATTCGATGGACCCCAATTCGAAATCAATGTCACAATTGCTCCTGTTGCAGTGTCCAAACCATCTAGGCCTTTGATCAGTTACAGAAATCCAAAGATTGCCAACTATGTATCAACGGAAATGTATGTGGGGTTTTCTGCATCGAAGACCAACTGGGTTGAGGCGCAGAGGATTTTAGCATGGAGTTTGAGCGATACTGGAGTTGCTGCAGATATCAATACCACGAATCTCCCAGTTTTCTCGCCTGAAACGGCTTCATCTTCATTGTCAGCTGGGGCAATTGCAGGAATCGCAATAGCTTCTGTTGTGTTTCTCCTCATCTGTTTATCTGGGGGTTACTGGTTTTGGAGGAAGACCAAGATAGAAGAGGAAGATGAGATTGAAGACTGGGAGCTCGAGTACTGGCCGCACAGATTCTCCTACGAGGAGCTGAAGCAAGCCACCGATGGATTCTCCAAGAATGAGCTTCTGGGGCTGGGTGGGTTCGGCAGGGTTTACAGAGGAACTCTCCCCAACAACACCCAAGTAGCTGTGAAGTGCGTAAACCACGATTCGAAGCAAGGGTTAAGAGAATTCATGGCTGAGATCTCCAGCATGGGCAGACTTCAACACATAAACCTCGTCCAAATGCGAGGTTGGTGCAGAAAAGGCAATGAATTGATGCTTGTCTACGACTTCATGCCCAATGGCAGCCTCAATCGGTGGATCTTCGACAACCCCAAGACGCTACTGGGCTGGGAAGGGCGGCGAAGAGTCCTCGCCGACGTTGCAGAGGGGTTAAACTACCTCCACCAGGGTTGGGACAAGGTGGTGATTCACAGAGACATCAAATCAAGCAACATCCTGTTGGATTCAGAGATGCGAGGCAGACTCGGAGACTTTGGCCTCGCGAAGCTTTACGAGCACGGCGCGGCTCCCAACACTACGAGAGTGGTGGGCACACTCGGGTACTTGGCACCGGAGCTGGCGACGGTGACCGCGCCGACGGCGGCGAGTGACGTCTACAGCTTTGGAGTGGTGGTACTGGAGGTCGCATGCGGGCGACGGCCGATAGAGACGTGGGCGACGGAGGAGGAGCAGGTGTTGATCGATTGGGTGAGGGAGAAGTATCTGGATGGGAGGGTTTGTGAAGCGGCGGACAAGAGGATCGCCGGCCAGTACGTGGTGGAGGAGATGGAAAGAGTTTTGAAGCTGGGATTGGCTTGTTGCCACCCTGATCCACAGCACCGCCCGACCATGAAGGAGGTGGTGACGGTGTTGGTCGGCGAGGAGGCCGCGGCCGCTCCGGCTGCCGTGTTGTCGGAGTTGGCGCAAGCAGGTGAAAGTGTTGGTTGCAGTGGCGGTGATACGAACGCAGAGGAGCCGCCGCTCCAGTCCACTGTGTGA